The nucleotide sequence TTGCTCTTCTCCGGTAGCGCTATCTTTTATTACTAAGCTGGCGCCGGTAAAATATGCCTCATTAATGATGGGAGTTTACTTTGCCGCTACAGGACTTGGAAATAAAGTTGCTGGAGTTATTGGTGAATTTTCTCAGGGAGAGCCTATGGTTGTAGAACTTAATGCAACCACTTCACAAATGGCTCAAAATTTACAGATCAATGATTCTATTATAACCAAAACACAAGATTTTAGACTTGCTGGAAATGTGTATGAGGAAAATGGTGAACTTCAGGTGACCACGTTGGATAATAGTCAGCCTATATTGAATTTTATTAAATTCAAAAATGAAGAGAGAACAGAGGAAGTGATCGAAACCTTAAAAGAAGAAAATGTTACTGCAGAGAACCCTTACCATATCTTAATAGATTTTAAGCAAGGGGATGAGAAGAATGGTTATAAAGGTAACTTTATAGTAGAAGAGCTTCAAACAGATATGGAATATGCTACTTTTTGGGGAATTACAATATTCACCTCAATATTTGGTCTTTTGGTAATCCTACTTCTAAAGCCTTTAAAAAGGCTTACACACGGAGTGGAAGATGATGAGAGAGAATTGCCAGAACAAGAGCAGTATGATCTAGGTGAAAAGAACTTTAACTAAGGTGTAAATGGCAACAGCGCAAGTAACTCCAACAGATTTCTTTAAAAGTAATGTGTTGGGCCACCCAGCAGGTCTTTTTGTATTGTTCTTTACAGAAATGTGGGAAAGATTCTCTTTCTATGGAATGAGAGTTCTCTTAGTGAATTTCTTAACCATGGCAATTGTAGGAGTAGATAATCCTGGATGGGGTTGGTCTGCAGAAAATGCAGGAGCTCTTTTTGGTACCTACGCAGGTCTTCTATATTTAACGCCTATACTAGGTGGTTTAATTGCTGATAAGTTTACAGGGTATCGTTGGGCAGTAATTATAGGAGCAGCTATTATGACGCTAGGTCATGCTTCTATGGCTTTGGAAACCGAATTTTCGCTATATTTTGGATTAGGATTGCTTGTAATAGGAACGGGTTTCTTTAAGCCTAATATTACCTCTATTATTTCTGAAATGTATGAAGGCAAATCTGATAAAAAAGATGGAGCTTATACGATTTTCTATATGGGTGTAAACGCAGGTGCTTTCTTCGGAATGATGCTTTGCGGATATCTTGCTGAAAAAATTGGATGGAGCTGGGGCTTTGGTCTTGCCGGAATTTTTATGTTTTTAGGAACGCTTCAATTTTGGTTATCTAAACCTCTTTTTGGAAAAGTCGGTGGAGTGCCAGATAAAGCTTTAGCAGAAAAACATCTTCGTGAAGAGGAAAGTAAAGGAGTATCTCATAAACCTAATCCATTTACATTAGTAGATAAGATATTAATTGCTGCTTCTGCCAGTATTGGTTTTATCTATTTATTAAATGATCCTTTATCTAGAATCGGGAACTACAATTTATTTCCAGAATTCTTGCCTTTTAATGTAGGTGGAGAACAATTTAGTGGTCCAATTGGGATGGCTATTCTTGGGCTGATATTATTTTTAATATTAGTAATTTCAAGAATTTCGAGATATGCGCCAATAGTTAGGGATAGGCTAATAGCGGTGATCATCTTCGCTTTTTTTACAGTATTCTTCTTTATGTCTTTTGAGCAAGGCGCCTCTTCCTTGATCATATTTGCTAGAGATAATGTAGATAGAGTGCTTGTAGGAAGTTCGGCTACTATTTTTAATGTAGTGAATGCATTATTAACTGTGGTGCCATTGGCAATTATAACTTGGGTATTGTATCTCTTATGGAAACAGACCTACAGTAAAATTCCGGGTTCTAATATTATTTTAGGGATTTGTTTTGCGGGGATATGGGCGCTTGTTATATGGATGTTAGGAAGAGAGTTTACTGCAGATACCACAGAGATCACTGTATCATGGTTTAGTATTCTAAATTCATTCTTTATAATTGTATTTGCATCATTCTTCTCCAAATGGTGGGAGAGTAAATACAATCCGTCTGCAGCATTTAAATATAGTTTCGGGCTAATCTTACTAGGTCTGGGATTCGGACTTTTAGCATTAGGGTCTAGCGGAGTGGCAGAAGGAGCTAAGGTGAGCATGATATGGTTAATATTAGCATACCTCTTACACACTTTAGGAGAATTATGTTTGTCACCTTTAGGCTTATCTTATGTTAGTAAACTTGTTCCAGCAAGAATGATAGCCTTTATGTTTGGTATGTGGTATTTAGCTATAGCCATTGGAAATAAGTTAGCAGGATCTTTAGGGGGAATGATAGAAACGGTTACTCAAGAGTATGACCTTTCAACTTTTTTCCTAATATTTACCATAGTGCCTATAGCCGGTGGAGTACTGGTAGCATTATTAAATCCACTGTTGAAAAGACTAATGCATGATATTCGATAACTTCGGAATGATAATTGAATAATATCACATTTTTAAAATTATAGCATGAAAAAAACGATTAGCATTTTTATAATGATGTTGGTGGTTGGTTTTACCCAAGCACAGGAAATTAAATGGATGAGCATGAATGATGCTCTAGCAGCGCAAAAGAAAGCACCAAAAAAGATCATGATGGATGCTTATACAACATGGTGTGGGCCTTGTAAAATGATGGATAAGAATACTTTTACAAATAGAGATGTGGTAGCATATATCAACGAGCATTTTTATGCGGTAAAATTTGATGCCGAAGGAACCGAAAAAATTAATTATAAAGATTTCACGTATACCAATCCAAATCACGATCCTAATAGAAAAGGTAGAAATAGTCAGCATTTTTTAGCAGATGCTTTAAAGATTACTGGTTATCCAAGTCTGGTCTTTTTTGATGAGAATGCCGATGTTATCGCGCCAATAATGGGGTATAGAACTCCAGAGCAAGTAGAGATCTTTTTAAAGATGATCGCTAAAGATGATTATAAAAAGCTTACAACGTCTGATGCTTGGGAGAAATACTCCAGCAATTTTAAAGGCACTTTTAAGAATTAAATAGTTAGCTCTATTTTAAAGAGTTTTCTCGAGGATAAAATATATACGCTCCCTTTTCTGCTGTTGCATGAAAAAGGGAGTTTTTGTTTTCTAGGGTTTTGTGCCAATGTTGCACCAAATATTTATAATTACTTCCATCTGCCACTATAACTTCAGGTTGAAGTTTTTCAAGCATTCTGTCTACATTGATCTTCGGAGAATTCCTTAAAATGATGATATCTGATTTATAAGTAGGAATATCATAAATTCCGGAAGAATCAATTATCAATATTTTATTGTCCCAAATATCTAAAACATTCCCTAAAGCAATTCTTTGTGTAGATATGATTCTTTCTTCAGTATTAAACCTTGAGAGCATTATTAACTGCGAACTGTCTATCTCTTGGTGACTGTAAAGCGCTAGTTTCTGATGTTTTTTAATCGCTATTAGACTTTGTTCAGTAGAATGAAAAATTATTGCTTTAAACGGCGTTCTTTCTGCTTTTTCGAATATCAGGCTTGTTTGCAAGATCATGATTGAAAACAGGAATGTTAGTATTCGCTTTGATGTCCATTTTAATATTAACTGAATTAATGTAAATAACACTAAATAAGTGGTTAAGCATAGGAGTATGGAAAAGGATACATCTTTAATTACAAAGGCTTGAAAAGAAGAAATGAATGTCACAAAATTATTCATTTGTAAAATGATGAATTCAAAAAGATAAATTAGTATTGCGGGAAGCAGATCTAAGAGACTTAATACGATCACTATTAGTCCTAAGCCTAATATTATTCCCAAAAATGGTAGTATTACTATATTGGTCACGAAAAATAATGTCGGAAATTGATGGAAATTGAATAAACTAAGTGGCAAAACCGCTAGCTGAGCAGCAATACTAACTGTTAGTAATTTCCAGAAATATAAAATAACCTGGTTCTTCGGTTTCCATAATTTTTGTAAAAGAGGCTGAATACTAGTAATTCCTAAAATTGCCAAATAACTTAGTTGAAATCCTACTTGATAGATGTAATATGGATTGATCAAAAGAAGGAAGAATAATGATATAAAAACAGAGTTGGTTATATTGGTGTTTCTTCTAAATTGTATTCCAACGGCTATAATTGAGAACATGAAAACTGCTCTTACTACAGATGGTGCTAAGCCGGTTATTAAGGCGAAGGTCCAGAGAAAAATTAGAATGATCATGAAAGAATAGAATTTACCAAATTTTATTCTTTCTATGGG is from Gillisia sp. Hel1_33_143 and encodes:
- a CDS encoding peptide MFS transporter produces the protein MATAQVTPTDFFKSNVLGHPAGLFVLFFTEMWERFSFYGMRVLLVNFLTMAIVGVDNPGWGWSAENAGALFGTYAGLLYLTPILGGLIADKFTGYRWAVIIGAAIMTLGHASMALETEFSLYFGLGLLVIGTGFFKPNITSIISEMYEGKSDKKDGAYTIFYMGVNAGAFFGMMLCGYLAEKIGWSWGFGLAGIFMFLGTLQFWLSKPLFGKVGGVPDKALAEKHLREEESKGVSHKPNPFTLVDKILIAASASIGFIYLLNDPLSRIGNYNLFPEFLPFNVGGEQFSGPIGMAILGLILFLILVISRISRYAPIVRDRLIAVIIFAFFTVFFFMSFEQGASSLIIFARDNVDRVLVGSSATIFNVVNALLTVVPLAIITWVLYLLWKQTYSKIPGSNIILGICFAGIWALVIWMLGREFTADTTEITVSWFSILNSFFIIVFASFFSKWWESKYNPSAAFKYSFGLILLGLGFGLLALGSSGVAEGAKVSMIWLILAYLLHTLGELCLSPLGLSYVSKLVPARMIAFMFGMWYLAIAIGNKLAGSLGGMIETVTQEYDLSTFFLIFTIVPIAGGVLVALLNPLLKRLMHDIR
- a CDS encoding ComEC/Rec2 family competence protein, whose protein sequence is MLEFYFKIPVDILLPIGFLIFLIFVSLYLRSRKLKFPDIFFGISFFMMFLFLGVFTASLQLPYTHAKHYAHTLNKESNNLYTLTATVAEVLKPTSNYERFIIFATSLDRRKTKGKILLNLRKDINSKSLEVGDILVMPIQFQDIKAPLNPHQFSYKSYLERSGILKQAYSEQEDVQIIGSNKFNIFRIAERSRKEIILKLEEANFTKNEFSIIKALLLGERRDISPTTFSNYASAGAIHILAISGLHIGILLWLLTMILKPIERIKFGKFYSFMIILIFLWTFALITGLAPSVVRAVFMFSIIAVGIQFRRNTNITNSVFISLFFLLLINPYYIYQVGFQLSYLAILGITSIQPLLQKLWKPKNQVILYFWKLLTVSIAAQLAVLPLSLFNFHQFPTLFFVTNIVILPFLGIILGLGLIVIVLSLLDLLPAILIYLFEFIILQMNNFVTFISSFQAFVIKDVSFSILLCLTTYLVLFTLIQLILKWTSKRILTFLFSIMILQTSLIFEKAERTPFKAIIFHSTEQSLIAIKKHQKLALYSHQEIDSSQLIMLSRFNTEERIISTQRIALGNVLDIWDNKILIIDSSGIYDIPTYKSDIIILRNSPKINVDRMLEKLQPEVIVADGSNYKYLVQHWHKTLENKNSLFHATAEKGAYIFYPRENSLK
- a CDS encoding thioredoxin family protein; amino-acid sequence: MKKTISIFIMMLVVGFTQAQEIKWMSMNDALAAQKKAPKKIMMDAYTTWCGPCKMMDKNTFTNRDVVAYINEHFYAVKFDAEGTEKINYKDFTYTNPNHDPNRKGRNSQHFLADALKITGYPSLVFFDENADVIAPIMGYRTPEQVEIFLKMIAKDDYKKLTTSDAWEKYSSNFKGTFKN